In the genome of Thiorhodovibrio winogradskyi, the window GTCGAGCAGTTGATTCTCAAAGCCCGCGATCGAGCGTCCCTCGCGGATAAAGGTCAGACCGAGCCGGCGCATGCGTTCCTGGTTGGCCGCGGGCATGATGTCCCAGAAGGGGCGGCCGATGAGCTGCTCTGGCCGGTAACCCAGCACGGTTTCAACCGACTCCGACACGTCGGTATAGGAGCCATCAAGGTCGACATCCCAGGCAATACTGCGGCTTTGGCGCGCCAGCTCGGCATAGCGCTGCTCGGATTTCTCGGCGCGATCGCGGGCTTGCCGGAGCGCTGTGTTGATTTGTTCCAGGGCTTTGGCCTGGCGGCGCATCACCGCCTGGCGCCAGATGAAGAAGCCCGCGATCAGACCGAACGCCAGCACAATCGCCAGGGCGGCTTTCAACCAGCGCAGGTCCGCGGGTGCCTCTATCCAGGCGGCGAGCCAGCGGTTCTCGATCTCGCGATGGTCTTCCTCCGTCAGGGAATCGACCATGGTCTCGAAAAATGGCAGCCAGTCGGGACGATCATTGCGCACGGCGATGGCCAGTTCCCAATTCTCGGTAAAACGCCCGGCGATTTTCAGCTCGTGCAGCTTGGCCGCGCGGATGGCGGTGGCGACAGTGGCTAGGGAATCGAGCATGCCATAGGCCTCGCCGCGGCGAACCTTTTCCAGCCCCTCGGCGACATTGCTGACTTCGATGAAGCCAATGCTCGGATAACGTGTCCGGACCAGCTCGGTGTAGGCATAGCCAGAGACCGCGGCCAGAGTCTTGTCGGCAACCGCCTCCAGACTGTCGACCGCCGGAATTTCGCTGCGTGTGACCAGCACAAAGGGATAGCTGACATAAGGCGTGGTAAATAGCCAGTGCTGAGTGCGCTCCGGTGTTTTCATCGCTAGGGTCAACAGATCGCATTCCCGCGCCTTGGCCTTGTCGAGCGACTCCTGCCAGGACTTGGTCACCACCAGCTCGGTCGCGAGTCCGGCGCGTTCGCTCATGCGCTGCCAGTAGTCAGCGGACATGCCGCGAAAGCGGTCTTGGTCATCGAGATACTCGAAGGGGGCCCAGTCCGGATCGATGCACAGACGCACGGGCCTTTCGGCATCGGGGGCCGGGTTGGCGCTCAGGGTCGCGACGGCGAAGAGCAAGGTGGCGGCGAAGCGGCTTGCGCGCGTGGCAGTCCGGGAGTGTGAGGCTGGAGCTGGCTTCATCGGATACTTAATAGGTGCTCATCTGGAGCGCGTGCGGGTCGTGGGTATGATCCGGCCAGAAAGCGTACCAGAATCGTCGGGTTTTTGGGCCTGCTCGCCTCATCTGCGCTGTGCGGCCGGGGAGTGAAGGGCTAGGCCGCCTGGGTGTTTGATGCCTGCCCGGCGGTCAGTGTGACCGCCTGCCCGAGCTGCTCCATGGGCGTGTGGAAATGCGGCGAGAAACGAATGCCGCCCCCGCGCGCGGCGCACAGCAGGTTGTTCGCCATCAGGGCGCGCCATAGCCCCTGGTGATCCGCGACGCCCGGAACGCGAAAAGTCAGGATGCCGGCGCGTTGCTCGGGCGCGCGCGGGGACAGCAGTTCGAAGCCCTGGGCATCGATTAGCTCGATCAGATGGTCGATGCGCTCTTGGATGCCTTGTTCGATGCGCTCCAGTCCGATGTCTTCGAGCAGTGACAGGCTGGCCTCGAAGGCGTGAATGCCGAGCATATTGGGGCTGCCGCATTCAAAGCGGCGCGCGGAGCTGGCCGCTTGCCAGTCGTCGCGGTCGAAGTCGCCCATCTGCTCCACCATGTGCCAGCCGAACTGCCGCAGCCTGAGCCTGGGGCGCAATTCCGGGCGGCAGTAAAAGAGCGCGATGCCCTCGGGGCCGAGCATCCATTTATGCGCGTCGGCGACAACGAAGTCGGCCGGCGTGCGCTCGAGGTCGAAGGGCAGGGCGCCCAGACCCTGAATGGCGTCGACGCACAGCAGGATGCCGCGTTCGCGACAGGCGCGACCGAGGTGCTCGAGGTTTAGCCGTCGGCCACGCGCATATTGCACCCAACTCAATGCCAAAAGCCGTGTGCTGTTGTCACAGAGCGCGAGCAGGTCATCCTCGGGCGCCTGGGAGCCGGCGAGCTTGAGCGCGCGCCATTCCACCCCTCGGTCGGCCAGGGACTGCCAGACGATGCGGTTGGAGGGGAATTCCTCGGCGATGCCGACAACAGAGTCCCCCGGCTGCCAGTCGATTCCATAAGCGATGACCGACAGGGCTTCCGAAGTGCTTTTGGCCAGGGCGATGTCATCGGCTGACGGCGCCTTGATCAGCCGCGCCAGGCGCTCGCGCAGGCGCTGCTCGGTGGCTTGCCACTGTGGATAGTGGCTAGAGCCCAGGGTGGCGTTTTCCTCGGCAAAGCGACGCACGGCCTCAGTGGTGCGCCTGGGCCAGGGGCCGACGGCGGCGTGGTTGAGGTGCAGCAGGCCAGGGGAGAGGTTGAATTCCGCCAGTGATTCGTTCATCGCGAGCCTCAAGGGGGCTGTTTGGGAAATGTTGGTCTATTATGCCGGCCTTCGCGGTCGGATGGCTGATCGGCCTGCCCCCGGGTGGCAAGCGCGGGGGATTCGGGCGGTATTGGCCGTTGAAGCTGGGTGCTGCCCAGTATAGTCTCGCACTTTGTCCCTGGTCGTGGACCTGGCAACGAATCAAAGAGGGCGCTCGCATGAGCAAGCATGATGGTCGCCGTGAGTGGAGTACCTGGCCGAGGCTGCTGCTGCTTGGGTGGTTGGTGTCGACGCTGCAAGTGGTTCCAGCGCTTGCGGCCGAGCAGCAGGATGGCCTTGCCATCCCCCCGGCACTCACCCCTTGGGCGCCCTGGGTGCTGCGCGATGCCGAGTGGCGTGACTGTCCCCTGGCGCCGGCATCTTCCGCTAAATCGGCGCTAGGAAGCCAGGGGCGACTGTGTCTCTGGCCGGGTACTTTGCGGCTGGAGGCGGATGCCGAGGGTGGGCGTTTCACCCAGGATTGGCGGCTCTATGCCCCCGGTTGGGTGCCACTGCCAGGCGATGAGCAAGCCTGGCCGCAGCAAGTGCGGGTCAATGGTGAGCCGCGTCCGGTGCTGGCGCGCGAGGGACGCCCCGCTGTGTTTCTGCCGCCCGGTGACTATGCGCTCGCCGGGACTTTCCTCTGGTCGCGGTTGCCCGACGGGCTGCAGTTGCCGGAGGTTCGCGCGCAGGTGCGGCTGCGCTCTGGGCTGGTGGACACCGCCGCGCCGCGCATCGATGCCGCCGGGCGGCTGTGGCTGGGCGCGGCGCCTGATGTCGCCAAGGATGTGGTGACCGATGCCACGCCCGACGAGGGGAGTGGACCGGCGGACAGCGCCGCCACGCGCGCCGACACCCTGGCGCTGGATGTGACCCGCCTGCTGGCCGATGGCGTGCCGGTGCGCCTGACCACCCGGCTGGATTTGGAGGTATCGGGCCGACCGCGCGAGTTGCGGCTGGACGGCGTCGTGCTGCCAGGTGCCTTGCCGCTGCGCGTCGACAGCCCGCTGCCGGCGCATCTTGACCGGCGCGGACGGCTGCAATTGCAGCTGCGACCGGGGCGTTGGGTGGTGCAGGTCGAGGCGAGGTATCCGGGACAACCGACGCGGTTCGACTTGCCTGTTGCCGAGGCGCCCTGGCCTGAACGCGAAGTCTGGGCGTTTCGCGCAGATTCGCCGCTGCGTCAGGTCGAGGTCGGCGGTGTGCCGGCGGTGGATGCGCGCCAGACGCGCCTGCCCGCCGACTGGCAGAGCCTACCCGCTTATGGCTTGGAGGCTGGAGATGCGCTGGTCCTGCAACCCCTGCCAGCGGTGCGCGCCGGGCGCGAGCGGCTGCGCCTGCGGCGCGATCTGTGGCTGGATTTCAGTGGTCGCGGCTACAGTGTGCGCGACCGCATCGAGGGTGAACTGGCCGGCCTGAGTCGTTTGGATGCCCGGGCGCCGCTGCGCTTGGGGCAAGTGCGCGTGGATGACGCGCCGCGTCTGATCACCCGGCTGCCGGGCACGGACGAGGCCGCGGGACCGGAGAAGCTTGAGGGAGACTCCGATGGCCACGCCGAAACAGACGATCGAGCAAGCCCGGAAGCAACCAGCCAGGCGCCCACTGGCATCGAAGTGCGCGGCGAGCGCCTGTCCCTGGTGGCCGATGGTCGGCTGGAGGCGTTGCGCACGCGCTTGCCCGCATCCGGTTGGACGGTGCCTTTCGAGCGCATTCAGACCAGTCTTTATCTGCCCCCGGGTTGGGATCTGCTCGCGGTCACTGGCGTCGATAATCTGCCCCAGACCTGGCTGGCGCGTTGGTCGCTGCTGGACTTGTTTTTGGTGCTCATTGCCGCGCTCGCCTGCGCTCGCCTGTGGGGCTGGCGCTGGGGACTGCTGGCGCTGGTCACCCTGACACTGATCTGGCAGGAAGCGGAGGCGCCGCGCGCGGTCTGGCTGCATCTGCTGGGCGCCGCCGCGCTGCTGCGGGTCTTGCCCTTGGATGCGGAGCAGCAGGCCCCGCGGCGTGCACGCGCCTTGGTGCAATGGTACTTCCGCGCCTCTCTGCTGGTGCTGGTCCTGATCGCGCTGCCCTTTTTGCTGCAGCAGATGCGCGACGGGCTTTATCCGCAATTGAGCATTGAGCCGGGCAGCCGGCTGGGCGCGGGCGCGGTTGTGGCGAATCAGGTCATGGACGAAAGGGCGGAGCTGGCGCCCGCTCAATCGGCGCTCCCCCTGCCAGAGGCCGAGGGTTATCTCAGTCGCTATGCGGATTCGTCCGCAAAGGCCAAATCCGCCGCGCCGGCATGGAACGCGCCACCCCCTGGCGCGGTCTTGCAAACCGGCGCCGGCGTGCCGGACTGGACCTGGAACGCCTTCCGGCTGGAATGCAAGGGTCCGGTGGCGCCCGATCATCAAATTCGTCTATGGCTGCGCCCGCCGCTGGTCGGGCTGCTGCTGGCCTGTCTGCAGTTGCTGCTATTGCCCCTGCTGGCACTGCGCCTGGCTGGTGGCTGGCCGGCGGTGGTCGATGCCGGACGGACTTGGCGTCAAGGGCTGCATCCGGGCCAGCCATCCCCGGGCCAATCATCCCCGAGTCGGTCCTCGCGGCAGCACGGATCCGCTTTGGGCGTTGTGGGCTTGATCGCCGTGCTTGGCCTCTCCGCCTGGCTGTTGCCCTCTCCAGTGCGGGCGGTGAGCGCGCCCGAGCCCGCGCCGGCCAAGGCGACGCAGCCAGCCCAATCGCAAGCCACCCCTCTCCCTGCGGTGCCCGCGTCCATTCCGCTGGCCGAGATGTCGCAAGCCGCCGTGAGCTTTCCGCCCCAGAACCTGCTCGACGCCCTGCGCGAGCATCTGCTCGCGGCGCCTGAGTGCTGGCCGGACTGCATGAGCCTGACTCGCCTGCATGTGCGGCTCAGCGACGGCCAATTGCGCCTGCGCCTGGAGGTCGCGGCTGGCGCCGCCGGGGCGCTGCCGCTGCCTGGCGGTGAGTCCACCTGGTCACCGCGGCAGCTGATGCTCGATGGTGTCGAGCTGCGGCAGGCGCGCCGCACCAAGGAGGGTCACCTGCTGGTGCCGGTGCCCGAGGGCGATCATCAACTGGACTTGTCCGGGCCGCTTCCCGCCACCGGGCGCATCGAACTGCCGCTGCCGCTGGCCCCGCGCCTGGTTACCACCGAGCTTGACCCGAATTGGCGACTCGAGGGTCGGCGTGCCAACGGTCAGGTCGGCTCGCAACTGCGGCTGGTGTCTGTGCCGGACACCAGCGCTGGTGTGGATGCTGACACGGATGCTGGCGCGGAAGTTGGCGCCGAGCCTGGCGTTAACGCGGGTGCGGATGCTGGAGTGAAACCGGACTTGGCCACCGAGGCTCCCGCGCCCTCGGCCTCTAGCGCACCCGCGCTGACCCCGCTGCTGCGCCTTGAACGCAGCCTGCATTTGGGACTCACCTGGGAACTGCGCTCGCGCGTGCAACGCCTGTCGCCGGCCGAGACCTCAATCAGCCTGTGGCTGCCCCTGTTGCCAGGGGAGGCCGTGACTAGCGCCGAGGCGCAGGTGGTGGATGATCGCTTGCTGCTATCCCTGGCACCCGGTCAGCGCCAGATGGAATGGGCGTCCCGACTGGCGCCCGCGGACATCCTGGCATTGCAGGCCAGCGGTGACCCGCGACTGGTCGAGACCTGGTGTCTGGGTGTCAGCCCTTTCTGGCATCTGGAGACCACCGGCATCGCTCCGGTTGGCCGCTGCGACCTGGGCGGCACGGCGGCGGGCGCGGCGGCTCCCGCCAGACTGTGGCGGCCCTGGCCCGGCGAGATACTGGCGCTGAATCTGGTCCGACCACTGGCAGTGGCTGGCCCGACACTGACGCTGGATCAGACGCGCTATCGGCTCGAGCCCGGACGGCGCGCGAGCGAAGCGCGGCTGAATCTAACAGTCCGCAGCAGCCAGGGCGGGCAGCACCAGATTCTGTTGCCAGACGGCGCCGAGCGGCTGGACGTGCGCATCAATGGCCAGGCACGCGGGCTGGCGCTCAAGGATCGACAGCTCGACTTGCCGCTGGTCCCCGGGGTGCAGCAGGTGGAGCTTGGATGGCATCAGCCGACCGGGCTCGCTCTGGGCTATCGCCCAGCATCGGTGGATCTGGGCCTTGGCAGTGTCAATGCCATCACCGAAGTTTCGCTCGGCGCCGACCGCTGGGTGCTCTGGACCCAGGGCGCCGGTGTCGGGCCGGCGGTGCTCTTCTGGAGCGTGCTCGCCGTACTGGCGCTGCTTGCCTGGGGGCTGGCGCGCTGGCGCCTCACACCCCTGCGCTGGCACGACTGGCTGCTGCTCGGTATCGGCCTCAGTCAGGCGGACATCTGGGTCAGCCTGCTGGTGGCCGGCTGGCTGCTGGCGCTTGGTTGGCGGCAGCGACTAGAACCCCAGCGACTGGAGACCATGCCAGCCTGGCGTTTCGATTTGGCGCAGATCGCCCTGGTCGGCTGGACCCTGCTGGCGTTACTGGGACTCCTGGCCGCCATCCAGCAGGGACTGCTCGGGTCACCGCGCATGCAGATTGCCGGCAATGGCTCCAACGCCGAGTTGCTGCGCTGGTACCTGGACCGTAGCGGCCCGGAACTGGGCGAGGTGCTGGTGGTCTCGGTGCCCATGCTGGCCTACCGGCTGCTGATGCTGGCCTGGGCACTGTGGCTGGCGCTGCGTTTGCTCGCCTGGCTGCGCTGGGGCTGGCAGGCGGTGTCCCAGCCGTTGCTGTGGCGGACGCTACCGCCGATCGGCGCGAGCGGCAAAACCCGGGCGCCAACCAAGTCCGAGCGCCATGGCGACAACCGTGTTGGGGCGGATGAGTCTCTCAGCTTGGATATTTGAGCAGAGTCCGCATTGGAATCAGCAATTCACAATTTCGTTTTCCAGCGCCCGGTTGTTGGCCCGGTGATACACCAGATGAAAGACCCAAATTTGGCATTGCCGCACTGGAATTGACCCGGTGGCGCAGCGCCAAGGCAGAGAGATTTCGACGAGCATAACGAGGTTGATGATGACTGATACTCCCCGTCCCGCCGTGGTGCTGCTGAGCGGCGGGCTGGACTCGGCCACGCTGCTGGCCATTGCCAAGGATCAGGGCTTCGCGCCCCATGCGCTGTCCTTTCGCTACGGGCAGCGGCATCTGATTGAGCTCCAGGCGGCGGCCCGGGTGGCCGAGGCGCTTGGAGCAGCGGAGCACCGCATTGTGGCGGTCGACCTGGCCAACTTTGGCGGTTCGGCGCTGACGGCAGACATGGAGGTACCCAAGCATCGCGATGTCGGCGAGATTGGCGCCGGCATTCCAACCACCTATGTGCCGGCGCGCAACACTGTGTTTCTATCCATGGCGCTGGCCTGGGCCGAAGTGCTGGGCGCGTCCGATCTTTTCATCGGCGTCAACGCGCTGGACTATTCGGGCTATCCCGACTGCCGACCTGAATTCATCGTCGCGTTCGAGCGCATGGCCAACCTGGCCACCCGTGCTGGTGTCGAGGGACGCGAGCGCCTGCGACTGCACACCCCGCTGATTGAACTGACCAAGGCCCAGATCATTCGCAGCGGTCTGGCGCTTGGGGTGGACTATGGGCTGACCTTCAGTTGTTACGACCCAACCGCCAACGGCCAGCCCTGCGGTGGCTGCGATGCCTGCTTGCTGCGGGCCAAGGGATTTGCCGAGGCGGGGGTGGATGACCCTGTAGCAGCGAAGGTATTCGTCCACTAGAGGCGAGTTTCTGCTCAACGCTCCTCCAGCTGGCCCGTTGCGCGCTCGCAAGGCGAAACCGGCTGCGCTATGCGATCCTGTGCGCTTCGCCTCGCCTCGCCTGCCGTTACGTCGCAGGCACTGACTGTCAGCCGGGCCGCCACCATGGATACATTGCTTTTCACCGCCGCCGAGACCTTTCATGCCGCGCGTCGACTCGCCAGCCTGCCGACGGGGCATCGCGCGACCGGGGTGCACGGGCATGGTTTTGGCGTCAAGGTCCATGCCGATCTGACCGCTCGCCGCGATGCGCGGGCGGGAACCGAAACGCGTGCCCTGGGCGATGCGCTGCGACAGGCCAGCGCGGCGCTGGATTATCAGGATCTGAACCTGCTGATCGCGGAGCCCGGCGATCTGGGTATCGCCACCTGGCTGGGCGAGCGCCTGGCCGAGTCCCTGCGCCCGGGCCGACTTGGTGCCCTGGGTTTGAGCAGCACTGCCTGGCAGGGGGTGACCAGTATTGCGGGAATGCGGCCACGCGGCTGGCGGCGCTATCGCTTCGAGGCCGCGCATCGGCTGCCGAATGTGCCTGAAGGACATCCCTGTGGGCGCATGCATGGGCATGGCTTCGAGGTGCTGCTGCATGCCGATCTCGCGCCGGATGATGTCACGGCTCTGTCTTGTTACGACCGCCTTGATGTGGCCTGGGCGCCACTGGCGGGCCAATTGCACCATGGCTGCCTGAATGCGCTGCCGGGGCTAGAGAATCCAACCAGCGAGCTGCTGTGCCTGTGGCTGTGGCAGCGCCTTGCGCCAGAACTGGCCGGGCTGCGTCAGGTGGTGGTGCGCGAAACGCGCACGGCGGGTTGCTGTTACGACGGGCAGGGCTTTCGCATCTGGAAGGACCTGTTGTTCGAGAGCGCGCTGCGTTTTGCCGAGCTGCCCGAGGCGGACCCATGGCATGGTCTGCACGGCCACAGTTATGGACTGCGTTTGATGCTCGGCGCGCCGCTGGATGAGGTGCTGGGTTGGACGGTCGATTTCGGCGATGTCAAAGCCCTCTTTAAACCCGTGTATGCGCGGCTTGACCACCATGATCTGAGCGCCTTGCCGGGGCTGGAGCACCCCGGAGTGGGCGAGCTGTTGCGCTGGATTGCCGGGCAGGTCGCAGGTGTGTTGCCTCAGCTTGATGGTCTGGAGCTGAACCCGACTCCGGGCCGCGGTGCTGTGTTGACTTTGTCCATGCCAGATTCCGCTCGTCTTGAGTCCAACCCGAGTGCCAGCCTGGACCTCGGTTTGGCGCTGCCATCGCTGTGATTCAGCACTGTGATTCAGCGCTGCGGTCAAGCAATCTGTCTAGTGATGTGTCTAGCCCATGGCATATAGCATTCACGAAATGTTCCATAGCCTGCAAGGCGAGGGCGCACGCAGTGGGCGCTCGGCGCTTTTCTGTCGCTTCGCCGGCTGCAATCTCTGGTCCGGGCGCGAGCAGGATCGCGCGCTAGCCATTTGTCGCTTCTGCGATACCGAATTTCGTGGCACTCATGGCCGCGGTGGGGGTGTCTTTGCCTCGGCTGCTGCCCTGGCTGATCATCTGCACAGCATTTGGCAGTCGGAAACAGGCGGGGATGGACGGCCTTACATTGTCTGCACCGGCGGGGAACCGCTGCTGCAACTCGACGGGCCCCTGATGGATGCCCTGCATGCCCGCGGCAGCGAAATCGCGGTCGAGACCAATGGAACCATCGAACCGCCAGCCGGGATTGATTGGCTGTGCGTTAGCCCGAAAGCAGGAGCGCCCTTGGTGGTGACGCGCGGCGATGAGCTCAAGCTAGTATTTCCGCAGCCTGGACTGACGCCCGAGGTATTGGATGCGTTCGCGCGGCTTGAATTTCATGAGTTTTTCTTGCAACCCTGCGATGGACCTGAACGCGCGGCCAACATCACGGCAGCCTTGACCTACTGCAAGGCTCACCCGCGCTGGCGGCTGAGCCTGCAGTTGCACAAGCTGCTGGGGATTCGTTAAAGCGCGGGATCCCAGTATTCCCGAACGAGGAGCTCCCGATGCTTCACTTTCAACAGCCTGCACAGAGCCGAGGACCGGAGGGGGAGGCATTGGTAGGGTCGAGTTCCAGGCAGCGGTCGAAGATGCTGGTGACTTGATCGGTCGCTCAATCCGATGCGCACATGCCGGTTTGGCTTTGGCGTCAGGCGGGCTTGGGGTCTGCCGGGAGTCCAGGAACCTGTGGTATAGTCGCGGGCTGATTTTTACTGACTGGCGCGCCGCGCCGGGGAGCGATGAACATGAGCTTTTTTATTTCCGATGCCATGGCCCAGGTCGAGGGCGGGGCAGGTCCGGCTGATCCCTTTCTTGGGCTGCTGTTTCCCATTGGTCTGATCATCATTCTCTACTTTCTGATGATCCGTCCTCAGATTAAACGCCAAAAGGAGCACAAGGCGCTGGTCGATGGGCTGAGCAAGGGAGATGAAGTGGTTACCATGGGCGGTGTTGCTGGCCGTATTGTTGATATCGGGGACAACTTTGCCCAGTTGGAGGTGGCTGATGGTGTCACCATCAAAATTCGCCGCCCCTCGGTCGAGGCCGTGCTGCCGAAAGGTTCGTTAAAAGAACTCTAGCGATAAAGCACTCTCGCCAAAAGCAAGTCCTGCCGAAGCGTCAGCAAGCGAGCCCGGCTGCGCAAGTGGCGGTGGCTGGCCTGTCCTGTTTCGCCTCCTTTTCGACAAATGACCGACTGAATCTGCGCTGAGTCTGCGATGAATCATTATCCACTGTGGAAAAACCTGCTGATTCTGGGCGTGGTCCTGGTCGGGGTGGTGCTTGCGCTGCCCAATTTGTTCTCCCAGGATCCCTCGATTGAAATCACCGCCGAGCGGGGCGCCGAGATCAATGATGGCAGCATCGCCGAGATTCGCGCGGTGTTTGAAAATGCCGATGTCACGGTCAAGGATATCGAGTCCTTGGAGGGAGATCGCCTGCTCGCGCGTTTTCGCACATCGGGTGAGCAGTTGCGCGCGCTGGAGGTGATGCAGGCGACTCTGGCGGACCGCTACCGCAGTGCCCTGACGCTTTCGCCCGATCTGCCAGGATGGTTGGATGCCATGGGCTTGCAGCCAATGTTCCTGGGCCTGGATCTGCGCGGTGGCATCCATGTGCTGATTGATGTGGATATGGACGCTGCCGTGGCCCAAGCGCTGGAGCGCTATACCGGCGATATTCGCTCGGAGTTGCGCAAGGCGAAGATTCGCTATCTGACGGTGTTGCGCGAGGGCGAGCGGGTGGAGGTGCGCTTCAAGGATGAGGCCACCCGCGATGAAGCAGCCCAAAGGATCCGGCGCGAATTTTCCAATCTCGCGGTTGAAACTTCCACGCGCGATGGGGATTTTTATCTGACTGGCAGTTTGCCACCGGCGCAGCGCGAGGAGGTGAAGCGCTTCGCGCTGCAGCAGAACATTACAACCCTGCGCAATCGCGTCAATGCCCTGGGTGTTGCCGAACCCATTATTCAACGCCAGGGCGAACGGCGTATTGTGGTCCAGCTGCCCGGGGCACAGGATCCCGGTCGGTTAAAGGATTTGTTGGGCGCCACCGCGACCCTGGAGTACCGCCTGGTTGACACGGAAAATAGCGTGCAGGATGCACTCGAGGGTCGGGTGCCAGTGGGGGCGGCTCTTTATCGTGAACGCAACGGTCAACCCATACTGCTCAAGCGTCGGGTGATTGTGACCGGCGATCAAATCACCGACGCCTCGGCCGGATTTGATCAGCAGTCGGGCTCGCCGGCGGTCTTTGTCAGCCTGGATGGACCCGGCGCGCGGCGCATGCGCAATGTCACCACCGAGAACGTCGGCAAACCCATGGCAGTGGTCTTTATCGACAGTCGCGCCGTCACCCGCATGGTCGATGGCGAGCCGGTGAAGGCGCGCGAGCGCACCGAAGAGGTCATTAGTGTCGCCAATATTCTGGAGCCTTTCGGGCGTCGCTTTCAGACCACCGGGCTCGACAGCAGCGACGAGGCGGCTAATCTGGCCTTGTTGCTGCGTGCTGGCGCCCTGGCCGCGCCAATCGAAATCATCGAGGAGCGCACCGTGGGCCCGAGTCTGGGACAGGACAACATCGATCAGGGTTTCCTGTCGGTGGTGATTGGCCTGATGGCGGTGGTGATTTTCATGGCGGTCTATTATCGCCTCTTTGGTCTGGTGGCGGATCTGGTGCTGGTGATCAATCTGGTGATGATCGTCGCGGTGCTGTCGCTGTTGCAGGCGACGCTAACCTTGCCGGGCATTGCCGGCATTGTGCTGACCGTGGGCATGGCGGTGGATGCGAATGTGCTGATTTTCGAGCGTATCCGCGAGGAGATTCGCAATGGCAACTCGCCCCAGGCAAGTATCCATGCGGGCTACGACAAGGCGCTCTCAACCATTGTCGATGCCAATGTCACCACATTGATTGCCGCCGTGGTGTTGTTCAGCTTTGGCACTG includes:
- a CDS encoding diguanylate cyclase, translated to MKPAPASHSRTATRASRFAATLLFAVATLSANPAPDAERPVRLCIDPDWAPFEYLDDQDRFRGMSADYWQRMSERAGLATELVVTKSWQESLDKAKARECDLLTLAMKTPERTQHWLFTTPYVSYPFVLVTRSEIPAVDSLEAVADKTLAAVSGYAYTELVRTRYPSIGFIEVSNVAEGLEKVRRGEAYGMLDSLATVATAIRAAKLHELKIAGRFTENWELAIAVRNDRPDWLPFFETMVDSLTEEDHREIENRWLAAWIEAPADLRWLKAALAIVLAFGLIAGFFIWRQAVMRRQAKALEQINTALRQARDRAEKSEQRYAELARQSRSIAWDVDLDGSYTDVSESVETVLGYRPEQLIGRPFWDIMPAANQERMRRLGLTFIREGRSIAGFENQLLDNHGRALWVTSSGIPLHDDQGQIIGFRGIDMDIDERYRQRDLLQRYAFFDGLTEVANRRLFLDRLSDAIARYERHGAGFALLSFDLDHFKEINDNHGHAAGDAVLRGFAEQASGCLRQGDLLARLGGEEFAALLLEADLEGALQTATRIRQRIEATPVTFGNKAITVTVSIGATLMQPGDDSDSLLARVDSALYQAKRTGRNRVVIREIEPPQSPAQAPDQPG
- a CDS encoding aminotransferase class V-fold PLP-dependent enzyme, whose protein sequence is MNESLAEFNLSPGLLHLNHAAVGPWPRRTTEAVRRFAEENATLGSSHYPQWQATEQRLRERLARLIKAPSADDIALAKSTSEALSVIAYGIDWQPGDSVVGIAEEFPSNRIVWQSLADRGVEWRALKLAGSQAPEDDLLALCDNSTRLLALSWVQYARGRRLNLEHLGRACRERGILLCVDAIQGLGALPFDLERTPADFVVADAHKWMLGPEGIALFYCRPELRPRLRLRQFGWHMVEQMGDFDRDDWQAASSARRFECGSPNMLGIHAFEASLSLLEDIGLERIEQGIQERIDHLIELIDAQGFELLSPRAPEQRAGILTFRVPGVADHQGLWRALMANNLLCAARGGGIRFSPHFHTPMEQLGQAVTLTAGQASNTQAA
- the queC gene encoding 7-cyano-7-deazaguanine synthase QueC; this translates as MTDTPRPAVVLLSGGLDSATLLAIAKDQGFAPHALSFRYGQRHLIELQAAARVAEALGAAEHRIVAVDLANFGGSALTADMEVPKHRDVGEIGAGIPTTYVPARNTVFLSMALAWAEVLGASDLFIGVNALDYSGYPDCRPEFIVAFERMANLATRAGVEGRERLRLHTPLIELTKAQIIRSGLALGVDYGLTFSCYDPTANGQPCGGCDACLLRAKGFAEAGVDDPVAAKVFVH
- a CDS encoding 6-pyruvoyl trahydropterin synthase family protein, with the translated sequence MDTLLFTAAETFHAARRLASLPTGHRATGVHGHGFGVKVHADLTARRDARAGTETRALGDALRQASAALDYQDLNLLIAEPGDLGIATWLGERLAESLRPGRLGALGLSSTAWQGVTSIAGMRPRGWRRYRFEAAHRLPNVPEGHPCGRMHGHGFEVLLHADLAPDDVTALSCYDRLDVAWAPLAGQLHHGCLNALPGLENPTSELLCLWLWQRLAPELAGLRQVVVRETRTAGCCYDGQGFRIWKDLLFESALRFAELPEADPWHGLHGHSYGLRLMLGAPLDEVLGWTVDFGDVKALFKPVYARLDHHDLSALPGLEHPGVGELLRWIAGQVAGVLPQLDGLELNPTPGRGAVLTLSMPDSARLESNPSASLDLGLALPSL
- the queE gene encoding 7-carboxy-7-deazaguanine synthase, whose translation is MAYSIHEMFHSLQGEGARSGRSALFCRFAGCNLWSGREQDRALAICRFCDTEFRGTHGRGGGVFASAAALADHLHSIWQSETGGDGRPYIVCTGGEPLLQLDGPLMDALHARGSEIAVETNGTIEPPAGIDWLCVSPKAGAPLVVTRGDELKLVFPQPGLTPEVLDAFARLEFHEFFLQPCDGPERAANITAALTYCKAHPRWRLSLQLHKLLGIR
- the yajC gene encoding preprotein translocase subunit YajC codes for the protein MSFFISDAMAQVEGGAGPADPFLGLLFPIGLIIILYFLMIRPQIKRQKEHKALVDGLSKGDEVVTMGGVAGRIVDIGDNFAQLEVADGVTIKIRRPSVEAVLPKGSLKEL
- the secD gene encoding protein translocase subunit SecD encodes the protein MNHYPLWKNLLILGVVLVGVVLALPNLFSQDPSIEITAERGAEINDGSIAEIRAVFENADVTVKDIESLEGDRLLARFRTSGEQLRALEVMQATLADRYRSALTLSPDLPGWLDAMGLQPMFLGLDLRGGIHVLIDVDMDAAVAQALERYTGDIRSELRKAKIRYLTVLREGERVEVRFKDEATRDEAAQRIRREFSNLAVETSTRDGDFYLTGSLPPAQREEVKRFALQQNITTLRNRVNALGVAEPIIQRQGERRIVVQLPGAQDPGRLKDLLGATATLEYRLVDTENSVQDALEGRVPVGAALYRERNGQPILLKRRVIVTGDQITDASAGFDQQSGSPAVFVSLDGPGARRMRNVTTENVGKPMAVVFIDSRAVTRMVDGEPVKARERTEEVISVANILEPFGRRFQTTGLDSSDEAANLALLLRAGALAAPIEIIEERTVGPSLGQDNIDQGFLSVVIGLMAVVIFMAVYYRLFGLVADLVLVINLVMIVAVLSLLQATLTLPGIAGIVLTVGMAVDANVLIFERIREEIRNGNSPQASIHAGYDKALSTIVDANVTTLIAAVVLFSFGTGPIKGFAVTLFIGIITSMFTAILGSRALINLIYGGRRVKTLAI